In Elusimicrobiota bacterium, the following are encoded in one genomic region:
- the pap gene encoding polyphosphate:AMP phosphotransferase produces the protein MFESAEIGRSVDKKEYARRVAGLRSRILKAQHALAGTSLRLVVLVGGVEGGGKTEVARRFLDWMDPRGLRVEAYGAPSDEEEERPEYWRFWSTLPPAGHGAILVGSWYTRPVVRRAFKEIGSGGFDQALDRAMAFEAMLVRENTVLVKLWLHLSKKEQRRRFEELESDRDTAWRVTKQDWEFSKKYDRFREVCERALTKTSVAEAPWTVIEATDRRYRDLAAGAAVADAIEAALAKAAKAAPARAPDRSKPPKVSVLSRLDLTRKLDDDGKKFEKQQTRVALLSRRLRKEGRSLICAFEGVDAAGKGGAIRRLLGAIDVRNARVMAVAAPTDEERAHPYLWRFWRNLPRLGRATIYDRTWYGRVLVERVEGFCARDDWKRAYAEIAAFEEELAESGVIVCKFWLQISSEEQLRRFQDRVKTPFKQYKITEDDWRNRAKWDAYQAAAVEMIEKTSAPDAPWTLIEAEDKRWARLRVMKAVADRLEEELD, from the coding sequence ATGTTCGAGAGCGCCGAGATAGGCCGGTCCGTGGACAAGAAGGAGTACGCGAGGCGCGTCGCGGGCCTGCGGTCGCGCATCCTCAAGGCCCAGCACGCCTTGGCCGGCACGAGCCTGCGCCTCGTCGTGCTGGTCGGCGGGGTCGAGGGCGGGGGCAAGACCGAGGTGGCTCGGCGCTTCCTCGACTGGATGGACCCGCGCGGACTGCGGGTCGAGGCCTACGGCGCTCCCTCGGACGAGGAGGAGGAGCGGCCCGAATACTGGCGCTTCTGGAGCACCTTGCCTCCGGCGGGCCACGGCGCGATCCTGGTCGGCTCCTGGTACACCCGCCCCGTCGTGCGCCGCGCCTTCAAGGAGATCGGCTCGGGCGGCTTCGACCAGGCGCTCGACCGCGCGATGGCCTTCGAGGCCATGCTCGTGCGCGAGAACACGGTGCTGGTCAAGCTGTGGCTCCACCTGTCGAAGAAGGAGCAGCGGCGCCGCTTCGAGGAGCTGGAGTCCGACCGCGACACCGCCTGGCGCGTGACGAAGCAGGATTGGGAGTTCTCCAAGAAGTACGACCGCTTCCGCGAGGTCTGCGAGCGGGCGCTGACCAAGACCAGCGTCGCCGAGGCGCCGTGGACCGTCATCGAGGCGACCGACCGGCGCTACCGCGACCTGGCCGCGGGCGCGGCCGTCGCGGACGCCATCGAGGCCGCCCTCGCGAAGGCCGCGAAGGCCGCCCCCGCGCGCGCTCCCGACCGCTCGAAGCCGCCCAAGGTCTCCGTGCTCAGCCGCCTCGACCTGACGAGGAAGCTCGACGACGACGGCAAGAAGTTCGAGAAGCAGCAGACGCGCGTGGCGCTCCTGTCCCGGCGCCTGCGCAAGGAGGGCCGCTCGCTGATCTGCGCGTTCGAGGGCGTGGACGCCGCGGGCAAGGGCGGCGCGATCCGCCGGCTGCTGGGCGCCATCGACGTGCGCAACGCCCGCGTCATGGCCGTCGCCGCGCCGACCGACGAGGAGCGGGCCCACCCGTACCTGTGGCGCTTCTGGCGCAACCTGCCGCGCCTGGGCCGCGCGACGATCTACGACCGCACCTGGTACGGGCGCGTCCTCGTCGAGCGCGTCGAGGGCTTCTGCGCGCGGGACGACTGGAAGCGCGCCTACGCCGAGATCGCCGCCTTCGAGGAGGAGCTCGCCGAGTCCGGCGTCATCGTCTGCAAGTTCTGGCTGCAGATCTCCTCGGAGGAGCAGCTCCGCAGGTTCCAGGACCGCGTGAAGACGCCGTTCAAGCAGTACAAGATCACCGAGGACGACTGGCGCAACCGCGCCAAGTGGGACGCCTACCAGGCCGCCGCCGTGGAGATGATCGAGAAGACGAGCGCGCCGGACGCGCCCTGGACCCTGATCGAGGCCGAGGACAAGCGCTGGGCGCGCCTGCGGGTGATGAAGGCGGTCGCCGACCGCCTCGAGGAAGAGCTGGACTGA